The DNA window TTTCGACATGCGCATTCTGATCACTGGCGCCGCGGGTATGGTCGGCCGCAAGCTCATTGCCCGGTTGGCCAAGGACGGCACGCTGCGCGGCAGCAAGATCACCGCGCTCGATCTGCACGACATCGTGCCGCCGCAGGCACCTAGCATGGACGGCGTAAGCGTCACCCTCCACACCGGGGATCTCGCCGAGGCGGGTGCCGCTGAGCGCCTGGTCGCGTCGCGTCCCGATGTCGTCTTTCATCTCGCGGGCATCGTATCGGGCGAGGCGGAAGCCAATTTCGATCTCGGCTACCGCGTCAATCTCGACGGCACTCGGGCGCTGTTCGATGCCATCCGGCTGGCGGGCTTTGCGCCGCGTGTCGTCTTCACCTCGTCGATCGCGGTGTTCGGCGCGCCGTTCCCGGATGTCATACCGGACGAATTCCATCCGACGCCGCTGACCTCCTACGGCACCCAGAAGCAGATGAGCGAAGCGCTGCTGGCCGACTATTCCAGGCGCGGTTTCTTCGACGGCATCGGCATCCGGCTGCCAACCATCTGTGTGCGGCCGGGCAAGCCGAACAAGGCGGCGTCCGGCTTCTTCTCAGGCATCATCCGCGAGCCTTTGAGCGGCCACGAGGCGATCCTGCCGGTGCCGCGCTCGGTCGTGCACACGCACGCCAGCCCGCGCTCGGCGGTCAATTTCCTGATCCATGCGGCAGGGATCGACGGCAGCGCCGTCGGGCCGCGCCGCAACCTGACGATGCCCGGCGTCGCCGTCACCGTTGGCGAGCAGATCGAGGCACTGGAACGCATCGCCGGCCCGAAGGTGGCCGGTTTGATACGCGAAGAGCCGGACGCGACGATCTGGGCGATCGTCAAGGGCTGGCCGACGCGGTTCGAGGCGCGGCGCTCACGGGAACTGGGCTTCAGTGCCGAAAAGAGTTTTGACGAGATCATCCGCGCTCATATCGAGGATGAGCTCGGCGGCAAGGTGTATTGATATTCAGGTGATGCCGGCCGGCGAACGGCTGATACCTGCGCTTCCCCGTTCTACTGCGTCGCAGTAGAACTGTGCTCACGTACTTAAGTACGCTCCGCTCCGGTTCTCGGTATCAACCGTTCTCGGCACGGCCTGACCTGAATCTCAACACACCTTCGGGCGCTACTTATGGGTTAAACGCTGCCCGTTAGGCTGGCCGACAGCAGCAGCAGTCCGAACAGGAACACGAAGGCGGCGCCACCGATTTCGACGATCGAGTGGATGCGGTTGCCCATGCGGCCGTCACCGGCGAAATACACCGCCCAGTTCTTGGCGGTCACCGCAAGTGTCGCCAGCGCCGAAACGGTGATCGCGGTGCCGAGCGACATCGCCAGCACCGACAGCAGGCCGCCGAGCCACAGCCCGTTGAGCAAGGCGAAGCTGAGCACGATCAACGCACCGGAGCAGGGGCGGATGCCGACCGCCGCCACCGCCGACCAGGCCGTGCGCCAGTCGAAGCGGTCGCCCGACAGCAGTGCCGGATCGGGTGCGTGCGAATGGCCGCAAGTGTCGCAGACCTCGCCCGCCGCGTGATCGTGATGCGCATGGTCATGGGAATGGTCCTGTACCGCATGGTTGTGATCGGCATGGGCGTGAAGCGCATGTGAATGGGCATGCGCCGAATGGTCGTGAGCAGCGTGCGAATGACCGGTGTGCGAATGACCGACGTGAGAATGGCCCCCATGCGAATGGCCGCCATGCGAATGACCCGCATGGGCCGCCGACAGGCTGTAGGCCGGGCCTCTTCCAAACAGACGCAGAATGGAAGGACCGAGCTTGCGCCACAAAAGCCAGGCGCCGAACAAGGTGACGAAGACATAGCTCATGATTTCCATGAACCAGGCCGCGTCGGTCATCGAAACGGTGGTGCCGCGCAGGACGAAATAGGCGAGCAGCATCACGGCGATCGCGGTCAGGCCCTGCAGCAGCGCCGAGACAAAGGACAGCAGGATGCCGCGCCGCAGCGCCACTTCATTGGCAACCATGTAGGACGAGATCACCGCCTTGCCGTGGCCGGGGCCGGCGGCATGGAAAATGCCGTAGGCGAAGGACAGGCCGATGAGTATCCAGATCTTGCTGCCGTCCTGGCGCATCGCCTTCATCGCCGTCGCCAGCGCGCGGTAGAATTCCTGCTGCCTGAGATTGATCCACATCAGGATGTGGGCGAACGGGCCGGTGGTGGGCGCCATGCCGTCATTGACGCCGATGCCGAGCGAACTCTGGGCATGGGCGGTGTTGGCAAAATGCATCATGACGACGGTGACGGCCAACAGGCCGAATGCCAAACGCAGGGACGGTTTCGTCACCGGCTTCATCCTTCTGGCTGACAGGTCAGTTCGAGCTTGGTGGCGAAGATCTTGCTCATGTCGGTGCCGGTCGGATCGTTGAAAAAGGCATCGGTGAGGGTCTTCTGGTTTTCTTTGATTGCCTCGTCCGGGTCCGGACGGACGACCTTGCTGGTGCAGTTCGACGGCAGGCCTTCAACGGTGATGTTGGAGTCCTCGGTGAAGTCGATCGCCGTATAGAAGGTCGGATCGTAGACGCCGATATCGATCTTGCCGTTGAGCTTGATCGGCACCTTCGGTTCGGATTCGAACAGGATGATCAGCTGGTCGTTGTCGAAATTGGCCATCAGATGCGGTGGTGGCGTCATCGCCACGTCCTTGCCGTCGACGGTGACGAGCTGGAAATAGTTGAATTCGGCCAGCGAGGCATGAACGGTGTCGGCGACTTCCTTCAGCTCCTTGTCGTCGAGCTTCAGGTCGGAGTTCTTGTCGAACTCCATCATCACCGTCGAGGAAAACAGATCGTCGAAGCGCCAGAGGTGACGCAGCGCCTTCACACTTTGGTGATCCGGGGAGAGGATCACGTCGAGGCGGGCCTCGGCGAAGACGTGTGGATGCACGTAAGCCGGCCCCGTGGCGGCAAAGGTCGCCGCCAAGGCCGAAGTCAGCATGATTGCGTGCCGTTTCAGGTGCATTCTCGGTCGCGATTCCATCGGCCTCGGAGAGATGTCGAGAGTTACCAGAAAGGGGGCGAAATTGGGACCGCTGCTGCGTGTCGCCAAAAGTGCGCAGCGGTTTTGGGACGACGACAGGCACAGCAAAAACTCAAAGCGTGCTGAAACCGGTCAAGCGGCCTCACGCGTCCTGAACCACTGCACCAGGAAGTCGACGAAGACGCGGACCTTGGCCGGCAGATAACGGCGGTGCGGGTAGACGGCGAAAATGCCGCCGCCCGACAGGATGCGGTCATCCATCACCGACACCAGCTGGCCGCTCGCGAGGTCGGGCGCGGCAATGAAATCCGGCAGGACGGTGAAGCCCAACCCGGACACGGCCGCGGCTCTCGCCGTCATAGGGCTGTTGACCTCGACCGGACCCGACACCGAAACGCTCACCGGATCGCCATTGTCGCCCTTGAACGGCCAGTTGTTCAGTCCGCGGCCATTGGTGTCGACGATGCAGGGCATGCGGCTGAGATCCTGCGGCCGTGTCGGCGTGCCATGCTTGGCGATCAGTTCGGGAGAGGCGCAGAGCTTTATCGAGAACGGCGCCAGTCGCCTGGCGATCAGCGACGAGTTCTCCAGCCGCGAGATGCGCACCGCCAGGTCGAAGCCTTCCTCGACCAGATCGACGAAGCGGTCGTCGAGCTGGATGTCGAGCACGATGTCGGGATGCTGTTTGGCGAAGTCGATCAAGGATTGGCCGATCGGCGCGTCGGCGAAGGTGCGCGGCGCCGACAGCTTGATCCGGCCGCGCACGTCGCCCGAGGATTCGCGTACCGCATCGGCCAGGCTGTCGACCTCGCGTACGATCTCCGAGGCGCGCCGGTAGTAGGTGTGGCCGGCCTCGGTCATCGAGAACTGGCGCGTGGTGCGGTTGAGCAGCAGCGCGCCGAGCTCGTCCTCCAGCTCGCGCACATATTTCGACAAAAGGGCCTTGGAGCGGCCGATCTTGCGCGCCGCCGCCGAAAAGCCCTCGGCCTCGACCACGTCGATGAAGGCACGCATGCGGGTCAGTGTGTCCATGGTCAGGCCTTTCGTGCGGAGTCTAGAAGTTTCCGGCCGAGCCGTATCAGGGCAATGTCGCTGCCGGAAGGCCCAAGCAGCGACAGGCCGAACGGGGCGCCGGCGACCGCGCCGATGGGCAAGGTGATCTGTGGAAAACCGGACAGGCCGGCCAGGCACAGAAGTTGGAGCGCCCGTTCGCGATAGGCCTGGAATTGCTCCGTCGTGCTGTCCACGTAAGGGGCTGGACCCGGCACCGTCGGCAGGACAAGGAAGCCGTCCTTGCCGAGCAGGGCGCTCAGTTCGCCGCGAAAGGTCAGCCGGCGCACCTTCTCGGCCTGGGCCGTCTTGTCGTCGACGGCCCGGCCAAAGCCGAAGCGCTCTTCGACGCCGGGACCGAGGTCGCGCTCACCGCTGGTGATCCATTCGCCATGCACCCCCCATGCCTCCCTGGCCTGCAGCCGGCGAAAGCACCAGTAGAGTTCATCCGGAGATGAGGTGAAGCGTGTCGTTGCCGCCGTCGGCGCGCCGAAGACCGCGCCCGCCAGCGCCTTCATTCCGGCATATTCGGCAATTGCCGGGCGGGCGACCAACCCGTCCAGCCAATCCAGCGCCAGCGGCCGGTCCAACGAGTGTTGATGCGGGTCGCGGCCAAGCAGCAGCTTGCCGACGGTCTCGTAGGTCTCGATATCGTCGGCGAACCAGCCGAACGTGTCGAAGCTCGGCGCCAGCTTCATCGTGCCATCGAGCGAAATGCGGCCATGCGTGGTTCGCAGCCCGATCAGTCCGCAAAAGCTCGCCGGCGCGCGGATCGAGCCGCCAGTGT is part of the Mesorhizobium loti genome and encodes:
- a CDS encoding nickel/cobalt transporter; its protein translation is MKPVTKPSLRLAFGLLAVTVVMMHFANTAHAQSSLGIGVNDGMAPTTGPFAHILMWINLRQQEFYRALATAMKAMRQDGSKIWILIGLSFAYGIFHAAGPGHGKAVISSYMVANEVALRRGILLSFVSALLQGLTAIAVMLLAYFVLRGTTVSMTDAAWFMEIMSYVFVTLFGAWLLWRKLGPSILRLFGRGPAYSLSAAHAGHSHGGHSHGGHSHVGHSHTGHSHAAHDHSAHAHSHALHAHADHNHAVQDHSHDHAHHDHAAGEVCDTCGHSHAPDPALLSGDRFDWRTAWSAVAAVGIRPCSGALIVLSFALLNGLWLGGLLSVLAMSLGTAITVSALATLAVTAKNWAVYFAGDGRMGNRIHSIVEIGGAAFVFLFGLLLLSASLTGSV
- a CDS encoding LysR family transcriptional regulator, which codes for MDTLTRMRAFIDVVEAEGFSAAARKIGRSKALLSKYVRELEDELGALLLNRTTRQFSMTEAGHTYYRRASEIVREVDSLADAVRESSGDVRGRIKLSAPRTFADAPIGQSLIDFAKQHPDIVLDIQLDDRFVDLVEEGFDLAVRISRLENSSLIARRLAPFSIKLCASPELIAKHGTPTRPQDLSRMPCIVDTNGRGLNNWPFKGDNGDPVSVSVSGPVEVNSPMTARAAAVSGLGFTVLPDFIAAPDLASGQLVSVMDDRILSGGGIFAVYPHRRYLPAKVRVFVDFLVQWFRTREAA
- a CDS encoding amidase; translated protein: MTGTHGPLNAFLDLRQMPVAHAELGPLAGLRLAVKDIYDVAGYRTGCGNSRKLAESHAASRTAPAVQTILDAGARFVGKTQTDELAFALFGQNAHFSFPVNPAAPDRVTGGSSSGSAAAVAGGLADIATGSDTGGSIRAPASFCGLIGLRTTHGRISLDGTMKLAPSFDTFGWFADDIETYETVGKLLLGRDPHQHSLDRPLALDWLDGLVARPAIAEYAGMKALAGAVFGAPTAATTRFTSSPDELYWCFRRLQAREAWGVHGEWITSGERDLGPGVEERFGFGRAVDDKTAQAEKVRRLTFRGELSALLGKDGFLVLPTVPGPAPYVDSTTEQFQAYRERALQLLCLAGLSGFPQITLPIGAVAGAPFGLSLLGPSGSDIALIRLGRKLLDSARKA
- a CDS encoding DUF1007 family protein, with translation MHLKRHAIMLTSALAATFAATGPAYVHPHVFAEARLDVILSPDHQSVKALRHLWRFDDLFSSTVMMEFDKNSDLKLDDKELKEVADTVHASLAEFNYFQLVTVDGKDVAMTPPPHLMANFDNDQLIILFESEPKVPIKLNGKIDIGVYDPTFYTAIDFTEDSNITVEGLPSNCTSKVVRPDPDEAIKENQKTLTDAFFNDPTGTDMSKIFATKLELTCQPEG
- a CDS encoding SDR family oxidoreductase is translated as MRILITGAAGMVGRKLIARLAKDGTLRGSKITALDLHDIVPPQAPSMDGVSVTLHTGDLAEAGAAERLVASRPDVVFHLAGIVSGEAEANFDLGYRVNLDGTRALFDAIRLAGFAPRVVFTSSIAVFGAPFPDVIPDEFHPTPLTSYGTQKQMSEALLADYSRRGFFDGIGIRLPTICVRPGKPNKAASGFFSGIIREPLSGHEAILPVPRSVVHTHASPRSAVNFLIHAAGIDGSAVGPRRNLTMPGVAVTVGEQIEALERIAGPKVAGLIREEPDATIWAIVKGWPTRFEARRSRELGFSAEKSFDEIIRAHIEDELGGKVY